The Phaeodactylum tricornutum CCAP 1055/1 chromosome 8, whole genome shotgun sequence DNA segment GTACACCGATGTTGTTATCCTGACACTAGTCTCTCTGTCTCTCGACAGCTCGTTACGTACTGGAACGGAAATTTTTTCTCGCACGCCATCATGAACTTTTACAGTCAAAATGTCGAGCTCTGTGGCCCCTTCGACTTTTCACACGTAGACTGGAATAATCGTACTCTGCACGCACCATCCGGGTACTCGACCCATTGGATGCTTCCCGAAGAAGTTCAACGCCTTCTCCGATCCTACGACGTTAACATTGGCTTGATAGGCGCAGAGATTCAACACGGAAAAGACCACATTAATACCGCTGGTCTTTCCATCTTTGCTTGGTTCTCGGCGGATTGCTCCTGCGGGGGCAAAAGCTGTAAGTATTACTGGTATGAGTTAGATACACCAAGATTCATTCGCTTCGAACAACCCCTGACAACGTTGCTACGTACTTCTCACCAGACTACGATTCGGAAGATGCCCAAACCTTTTACTCTCAAATCTGGGGCGACGCCGAAACGCACATTGGACGATACGATCTTCTCACGGACGCTGAAAAATCTAGTCTTACCAAGATTCAACAGATTTCGCGTGCGGAAGAAATTCACGAAGAAAACTTTGTTAAGCTTATCGCGAGCAAGTTCCGTTCCACGAGTGACGATATCCCCAAGGTTCGTATTCTTGATATGGGCTGTGGCTACGGGGGTCTCTTGCGACGGCTCTGGAAAGGTGGTCATGTTTGGCGTGCCACCGGATGCGACATTGCTTCGAAAATGTGCGGAAAGGCCAGAGTCCTCAACACGGAAATGGGAGCCGACCAGGACATTGCGATTCTCGAAGAATCATACCTCGGCGTATCTGTTCCGGATGAGAGCGTTGATCTGGTGATCAGTATGGACGCACTGCTCCACGTCGGACCGGAAGGTCAAAAGACGGCCATCAAGGAAGCTGCACGCGTGCTCCGTCCCGGTGGCTGGATGGTCTTTTGCGACATTATGCAACAAGAAGTCGTCGACCCCGTTGAAATGCAACCAATCTACGATCGCATTCACCTAACGAAACTTGGAACCGTATCCAACTACCAGGAGTGCTTGAGCGAGTCTGGCTTCACTAAATTCGAATTCGAGCCGCATTCGGAAAACGTGGCGTCGCACTACGGCACTGTTCGCGAAGTGCTGATCGAAAAGAAGGGAGATATTGCCGTGTCAGAGGCGTTTTTGAACAAGATGGAAGCCGGATTGGCTGTCTGGAAGGAACTAGCTCCCCAAAACATTGTTTGGGGATTCATGACGGCCCAAAAGACGGAAAAGGTCAATATTTGAAGATGGTCATGCTCATGGGCTTACACGTATACTTGTCTAAGTTCCTATACAATGTAAGCATTCAGATATATAAGAAAACCTTTTCAGCTACAGACATGCGTAGTAAGGGAGCTCACACAATATTGATTTGTGATTTGCTTTCACAAGACCACTTCCTTGCAGGGATCGACCTTGGCATCAAACCAATACGGTATTCAGCGTACTTTCGAGTGAAATGGAGCTGTGCTGACAGCTCCAAATTGGTGTGTATAGAGACAGTTCATCCTACTGTCGAGCCAAAAGCGGCAATTTCTCATTTCTTTACCGGGATTCAAGGCAAGGCTTCCCCAGGTGACGATACCGAGTCCAGGATCTTGTTTGCACTTGCTCCGTTTGGCCCTTGAGTCGCGgcatcttcctcttccagaAAAAAAGCCGTGCTCCGGACGTACTCGTCACCAACCACGTCGCGCCGAATAGTGTCGCAAAGAATGGACAGCCGCAGCGTTCCTTGGAAAGGATCCTCAATGGCCGATCCGATTTCAAATACACCAAACAACATCCAAGAAACGAGGAACAACACTGGACCAGTCAAGAGTTTTAGATCTTTCACTACCACGAAAGGCAGTGAGAAGAGCCATACAGTCAATGCACGAAGCGTGTGGCGTGCATAGTTCAAAGGTACGACTGTCTGATGAATACGCTCAGAACCTCCAATGCATCGAGACAATTTGTCCACGTGTGAGATCAGCGCGAGTCGTTCGCGATTTGTGAATCCAACTTGATCAGGTACGGCCCTTAGCTCCATAGCCATACGATCGCACACCCATAGTGGACGATTCTGGGCTCGAGCACACTTCTCCAACGCCCCGGGTGGAAGCAGTCGCCATGGCAACGTGCGCTTGTCAACCCAGAACAATGGGCGGGTTTTACGACGACTGCGGCCGATGTCTTCTTCGGCGTTGGCGACTGCCGCTGCTTCGGCGTCATCATCCGTTGGGCCGGAGTCTTGATATAGTAATATTGTATTTTCGGGTTCGCGTTTGTAGGCCTCGTCGTCTACCGTTTTCATGACTAGATCGGGCCGAATCCGATGGCGGAGCAAATAAGGAAAGGCTGCACACAAGGTCTGTACACGGCGACGTTTT contains these protein-coding regions:
- a CDS encoding predicted protein; the protein is YDSEDAQTFYSQIWGDAETHIGRYDLLTDAEKSSLTKIQQISRAEEIHEENFVKLIASKFRSTSDDIPKVRILDMGCGYGGLLRRLWKGGHVWRATGCDIASKMCGKARVLNTEMGADQDIAILEESYLGVSVPDESVDLVISMDALLHVGPEGQKTAIKEAARVLRPGGWMVFCDIMQQEVVDPVEMQPIYDRIHLTKLGTVSNYQECLSESGFTKFEFEPHSENVASHYGTVREVLIEKKGDIAVSEAFLNKMEAGLAVWKELAPQNIVWGFMTAQKTEKVNI
- a CDS encoding predicted protein, with product MWSFRSQNELSHTNRKRPREHRRWIAGMWIILSSLASSSMAFAPFDSPYSKASRRMSTWQAQRILVQETYHEDNYGEGPKSKWFQWFIGGKSRGTNKIIMREAEALGGLPRSNRYASRDWFHSAITLPNSAILRDIRNPVIAITSWASFLSILHRKLVKVNPLAAEHMYFPTAPHSLMMSALGLLLVFRTNSAYQRFTEGRTIWEQIINSSRDLFRLMMLYEKEIGVEKRRRVQTLCAAFPYLLRHRIRPDLVMKTVDDEAYKREPENTILLYQDSGPTDDDAEAAAVANAEEDIGRSRRKTRPLFWVDKRTLPWRLLPPGALEKCARAQNRPLWVCDRMAMELRAVPDQVGFTNRERLALISHVDKLSRCIGGSERIHQTVVPLNYARHTLRALTVWLFSLPFVVVKDLKLLTGPVLFLVSWMLFGVFEIGSAIEDPFQGTLRLSILCDTIRRDVVGDEYVRSTAFFLEEEDAATQGPNGASANKILDSVSSPGEALP